The following proteins are encoded in a genomic region of Oryzias latipes chromosome 17, ASM223467v1:
- the LOC101165002 gene encoding collagen alpha-1(X) chain-like: MLASLVGLLVLSSVCSSMMLQNNSKYPSEIEGLTTDPNTHRLSDLQPQSTRSGPMQLPPTDLQWPPGPNMTNNNMRMLLPDGTNTPTLPEPDTSICDMLFSAPIPPSIDQIPLFCICSHCKGTTGPKGDRGDRGLPGEPGSPGRRGMTGYKGYRGFTGPQGIKGQKGDFGEKGVPGDVGFTGRKGERGFKGEKGDQGDMGPAGSQGPQGETGTCPATCESIPGPPGMQGTPGPVGPRGLPGVEGPLGPKGLKGDKGDMGTPGVPGSNGIKGDQGDQGVCHCKDGLNGTDGLSGPKGSKGEKGDTGAQGIQGPIGNKGDQGNLGLMGPPGPCSPAIQSAFSASLNQSFPPANWPVYFPNILLNMQGHFNPSMSIYTAPVNGIYVFSFNFATAQKPLKVGLFRNFYPIVRTTEVSNLATASQTVVLHLTAGDMLWIQVRDSATNGMFTDAESSSTFSGYLLYPDSCEMPIGRDFMTPINYPKGGFSWDGPTPKPTDAPN, encoded by the exons ATGTTGGCGAGCCTGGTAGGACTGCTGGTCCTGTCGTCCGTCTGCTCATCCATGATGCTGCAAAACAACTCCAAGTACCCGTCAGAAATTGAAGGCTTGACGACTGACCCCAACACCCACCGCTTGTCAGATTTGCAACCTCAAAGCACCCGCTCCGGCCCCATGCAGTTACCTCCCACAGACCTGCAGTGGCCTCCAGGTCCCAACATGACGAACAACAACATGCGGATGTTGTTGCCTGATGGCACCAACACACCGACCCTGCCAGAGCCCGATACGTCCATCTGCGACATGCTATTTAGTGCTCCGATACCACCATCAATCGACCAGATCCCGTTGTTCTGCATTTGTTCCCACTGCAAAGGAACCACTGGACCCAAGGGGGATCGCGGTGACAGAGGCCTTCCAG GTGAACCTGGAAGCCCAGGAAGAAGAGGAATGACTGGGTACAAAGGCTACCGAGGATTCACAGGCCCCCAGGGCATAAAAG GTCAGAAAGGAGACTTCGGGGAGAAGGGCGTGCCTGGTGACGTTGGCTTCACTGGACGAAAGGGCGAACGGGGATTCAAAG GCGAGAAAGGGGACCAAGGAGACATGGGGCCTGCAGGTTCACAGGGCCCTCAGGGAGAAACTGGCACATGCCCTGCCACTTGTGAGAGCATTCCTGGACCACCAGGAATGCAGGGGACGCCTGGACCTGTTGGACCCCGGGGCCTTCCTGGTGTGGAGGGACCTTTGGGACCTAAGGGCCTAAAGGGTGACAAGGGGGACATGGGTACACCTGGGGTACCTGGTTCAAATGGTATAAAGGGGGATCAAGGAGATCAGGGGGTGTGTCATTGCAAAGATGGACTAAATGGTACTGATGGGCTTTCAGGACCAAAAGGTAGTAAAGGGGAAAAGGGCGACACTGGTGCACAGGGCATACAGGGCCCGATTGGGAACAAAGGTGACCAAGGTAATTTGGGCCTCATGGGGCCTCCCGGTCCTTGCTCCCCAGCCATCCAGTCTGCATTCTCTGCAAGTCTCAACCAATCCTTTCCCCCTGCAAATTGGCCCGTATATTTCCCCAACATCCTACTCAACATGCAGGGTCACTTCAACCCATCCATGAGCATCTACACAGCCCCAGTCAATGGCATCTACGTCTTTTCCTTCAACTTCGCAACTGCCCAAAAGCCACTTAAAGTGGGTCTGTTCCGGAACTTCTACCCTATAGTCAGAACCACAGAAGTATCAAATCTTGCAACAGCCAGTCAGACGGTGGTCCTCCACCTTACTGCGGGAGACATGTTGTGGATTCAGGTGAGGGACAGTGCAACTAACGGCATGTTCACCGACGCTGAAAGCAGCAGCACGTTCTCCGGTTACCTGCTGTACCCTGACTCCTGCGAAATGCCCATTGGCAGGGATTTCATGACCCCCATTAATTACCCTAAGGGTGGTTTTAGCTGGGACGGTCCTACCCCAAAGCCCACTGATGCTCCGAATTAG